The DNA region CGCGGGGGCCGGGCGCGGCGCGGGGCGCAGCGCGGGGCGGGCCGGGGGCGCCGCGACCGCGCGGGCGGCGCGGGCCTCGGGCTCGGCCTCGATCTCCACCTCGCCCATGTCGATGCGGCCGCGGAAGCTCGCGCCGTCCACGATGATGACGCGCGGAGCCTGGATGTCGCCGACCATCCGGCCTTCCCGGGTGATCTCGACCGACTCGGTGGCGGTCACGTTGCCGACCACCGCGCCCGCGATCACGCAGTTGCGGACCTGGACCTCGGCCTTGACCGTGCCGGTGGGCTCGACCACCAGGGTCTTGGTGAGGGTCAGCGTGCCCTCGACGCGGCCGCGGACCGTGAGGTCCTCGTCGCCGTTGAGGGAACCGCTGATGAGGATCGACTCGCCGATGATGGTGCTGCCGTCAGTGGTCGCCACGGCTCACTTCCCCTTGGTTTCGCGGACTTCCATGTCCACGTTG from Anaeromyxobacter dehalogenans 2CP-C includes:
- a CDS encoding bactofilin family protein, with amino-acid sequence MATTDGSTIIGESILISGSLNGDEDLTVRGRVEGTLTLTKTLVVEPTGTVKAEVQVRNCVIAGAVVGNVTATESVEITREGRMVGDIQAPRVIIVDGASFRGRIDMGEVEIEAEPEARAARAVAAPPARPALRPAPRPAPAPVPRPEVRKAEEPSAPRPPAPPAPVAMGAVKRKVIVKRK